The genome window gacaattttcgTACCCCTTTTTGTTCAACAGGACTATCTTATGATAAGAGGTGTGATTATGTTCTTCCATTGTTTTTATGTTTCCATAAATTGAAGTATGAAGGATCAACAATTCGTGATTggaaaatgacgtcattttctCGGTTTCCATGTTCgtcaaaattgatatttcttcGATTGATCAcataataaactttttttactgtttttcaCGTGGATAAACTTGTCACGTGGAAAGGGCATGCAGCCGACACCTGACAGCTTCCGGAGAAAGTACAAAGTACAGTTGGTCCCGTGAAGTGTCGGCCGCACGAGCTGCTAAGCCAAATTGTATCGGTTGCTACCAGGGCAGCAGCCGACTTCCGCTGGGCTATTCGACTCACTTATTGATATTTAAAACATGACAATAAACCCGTCATGATCTATAaataaaatgatatttttgaagatcgCCTCCCTCGATATCTCCGCCGCTGCTGCGGTTTACGACGCACACTGTCACAAATCATCGGGGGGTTTCCTCTAATCTGGTCATCAAACGATATTGACTTTCAATATCCGCTTGATCTCAAGAAAGACTAATTAAATGGTCAATAAGTGCGCTCTACTGGACGTGTCAgtttgaatcatttttgaaaagctgaAAGGTACGAGGAAAACTTGAACTTGAATCGTAGTCTCATGTAGTTATAGAGTGTGAAGTTCTAgactaaaactaaaatttgatgtggtctagaattatttttattcaaaatcttaACTTCTGCAATAATAAGttatcaaaaaccaaaaagtttcaatttcccCCCATCTGATCATTGCCCCGATGCAATACAGCTTATCAGTATTAAATCATCATCAATACACAAAAATCTCTCCTCAAGAAACTCCGCCCAGATTCTCAACCTCGAGAGAATTACAGTTATCACTGTATCAACCCTTTATCAACTGCGTCTCGTCCTCTCTCATTTTCCGCCTTTTCCAGCGCCGCCTACTTTTTTGGGGtggacacacacacacgctcACACAAACGTCTCCTgtatatataaatataaagAGAAACTCGTCTTCTCTGGAAATTCAGTTTACTTTTTCCTCAACAAAATGGAACATCGACCCTCTAGAAGGTACTTCTATgtgctactttttttttactttttagaatagtttattttgttaattttttgttaatgtgttgtaaatttgtaaaagtttGGAATAGAGCAttatcatttcattttttagttttttagacTTATTCTTAACTTTAgatatttgtttcaaaaagtgtcaGCTGCTAGCAACTCTGACCCGTataatgtcggctgctaacaATACTTGCCCAtaaggtgtcggctgctagaGGATTCGACTCGTAATGCGTCGGCTGCAAACAATCCTGAACCAGTAAATTGTCAGCtgctaactttttttttcagttgtaaCTTAATATATTGGACCACACATCAGAAGTCCTATTACATATTAAAGGATTTTTTGAGGTATCTCCTTTGTCCGCCGCCTACTAGTTCATTTGTTCACTCTCCTAATACACAGTTCTCCCCATTGTTCTCTCTTTTCACACTTCTCAGTTATCATCATCCTCCTTCTCCTCCCCGTGATCATCGTCACCATCCATTTTCAGAAGCATGGCCGACGCCGTGTTCCCTACACAGGCAACCGCCCAAACTCGCTACATCAGCCTGTTCGGCACGAGAACGCGATTCGTGATTATGGTGCTGATCTTGTTGTGTTTGACGAGTATttggtacgtttttttttggtagttttccaaagtttgacaaaaagtttccaaagttCGGCAGAAAGATGTCTTCCAAATTGACGATAAAATATCAGTAGCTAAACTTTCTGTACTTATAATCAAATATAAATCTTCCAGGTCCAATATTCTCGCCTTCAACTTTGCAGTGGTATGTatggatgatgatgattcaGAGATGGGTGCATCGCTCAACGGTACCGCACGAAAAACGCACTTTACAAGCAGTAAGTCCCCTTTCTAAAGTAcatatcttcttcttcttctccaattTCATAAGGTCGGGGGCCTATCAGCCATATGACCCCAGCCAATGTTATCAAAGATCTCATAAACACCTCCATCAATCACCTTCTTCCTTTCAGCGCAAAATTCGCTGGCGATGGCGATCGTGGCGATCGCCGCGTTGCTGGGCAACTTCCCGATTGTACAACTCGTCGGAATGGTCGGCATTCGGACGGTGTTCGCCGGTCTTGGAATTCTGTCGGCTGTGTCGACTCTTTTGATTCCATTGTCCATTCGggtatggttttttttgttgaaaaaaaaagttttgaggtgaAAAAAGAGTGGGAAAATGAACAAGAAAAGTACAATGGAGTTGGAAGTTGAATAGGGTAAAGaagtagaaaaaacaatttttggaaagttctagATTCTATTTGTATTTGAGAATAGgggaaaatgtttggaaaaaaaacttcttgaaattCTTTTCCCGTAATATGTCGCCTGCTAGCAATTCTTTTTCATACCTTTCCCATAAACCTCCAACTCATTTCAGATGGGCTTCTACTACTTCCTGGCAGTCCGCTTCCTTCAGGGATTCGCATTCGCCGCCAACTTCCCAGTCATTGGCTCGTTCTGTGCCAAATGGTCATATTTCAAGCAAAACGGGCTCTTCGTCTCCTCACTGGTCGCCTACGTTCAACTATCTCCAGCCATCACTATGCCAGCCTCCGGTGCTCTTTGCTCGGCGTTCAAGTAAgtaggaaaaaattgttattcgGGTTGTTTTTGAACTATCACCACTGTCCGACGACCCACCGACTTATCACAAAGAACTGTAATCCTCTTAACACTTGTAGGtggaaaatgtataaataGGTACTCTGACAACATGTATACTGAAAATCAAACGTTCAAAAGGAAGCATTtagcacaaaattttcaaatttcttgcatTATTATTAGTTTATCTTGTTTTGGCTGTGAACAGTGATATGTCGACTGCTAAAAATTCTGGCCCGTAAGATGTCGGGTGGTAGCAGTTCTGACCatgaagtgtcggctgcttgcAGTTTCGatccttaaaattttttcaagcaattCCAGCAATGTCGAGGACACTTGATTTATAACACTTGATTTACAAcgcaataaatttccagatggCCATCAATCTTCTATGCTCACGGAGCCGTCTCTCTCCTTCTCTTCGTTACGTACGCTCTCTTCTACCGTAACTCCCCACAAAAACATCCATTCGTGGGAAATGTCGAGTTGAAGAAGATCTCGATCGGAAAGATTGCCGCTGTTGAGTAAGTATTATATAGACTTTAGCAAATCCTAATTCCTTCTTTTTCAGCAAGCGAGCTCTCAAAAAAGTCCCATACGGGCCTATCCTCAAGACCCCTGCCATCTGGGCCGTCTGGGTGGCCGCCATCGGAAACTTCACCTGCGTCAACATGATGTTCCTCTTCTCCCCAATCTATCTCTCCAAGGTGCTTGGATTCCCAGTTCACAGCACCGGAATCACCGCCGCCATCCCTCCATTCCTTCAATTCTCCTCCAAGCTCATCTGCGGAGCTGCCTCCGATCGCTTGACCTGCCTCTCGGAAGGTGTCAAATTCAGACTGTTCAACACATTGGCTTTTGTCGGATCCGCTGGCTTCCTTTGCGTCCTTGCATTCATGGGAGATGAGCACAAGCGAAATAATATGATTGTCCTGGGATGCGCCGCTGCAATGCTCGGAGCCACCACAGGAGGATTCTTCAAAGCAGGACCAGTGCTTTCCAAGCAGTACAGTCACTTTGTCACCGGAAATATATCCCTCGGAATTACGATTACTATGCTCATTGTTCCATTCTTTGTGAATGCTTTGACTCCAAACAATACCCAGGAAGAATGGAAATATGTTTTCTTAATTACCGGAGCAGTGATGGTGGGTTCAGAacgaacttttaaaaattctaaatttctattttccagGTTATCACCAACATCTTCTTTGTCATTTTCGTCCGAGGTGACCCTTGCGAGTGGACTTCCGATAGCTTCCACCGAGCTAGCTCCGTCGCTGACTTCGAGCAACACCACATCAGAAACACCGGAATCTCCACGATTTCTCACAACGTTGAAGACGTTCCGGAGAAGTTGTAGATGGAAAATTTCacctaaaaaaaacttgtacaAATCTTTGCTAATAATCAAGAATTACTAGATTGCTCTGTTGTATAGGGCAAAATTATAGTAACTTTATCTGAAAAGTCAATTTCAGTTCTTTATCCTCCTCTCTCATGTTGTTGATCTCTTacgtttttgttgttttttgttttattctttttcgctttttcatttttgaaaatcggtgcataaaattgagaattgtaaaatgtaataaacaaattttcaaaaaaaaagaaggatgtAGCTTGCGAGAGTTCAGGAGTTATCAAAATATAGCCTGACCCGTACAGTGTCGGCTGCCCGCAATTCAAGCCCGTGAGGTGTCGGCTACTTGCAGTTTTAACCCGTAGTGGGTCGGCTGCAAGCAATTTTTGACCCATAAGGTGTAGGCTGCTTTAAATTCTGACTCTGAATTTAGAGTTTTGTAGCTTTTTTGGCACAAGaggttccaaaaattattgtcaACCAACACATTATAAGAAACTTTATATCGAAAATATTACTGTAGACGACTTTCTAATATccataaaaaatgtgaaaacatggtgcatcggccGAACTGACTATGATTTTCCAAAGAAATTACAAGCGAAAGTTTCGTAGAAGATTCCTAGCTCATTATAGCTACGAAAATTGtgttaattcaaaataattatgtCAATTTCTATGAAATATCCAACATCGGGAGCTTCCAAACTAATACAATTAGGTagttaaaacttttattcaCTGTCGAAAGAAGAACAATGTTTCACGGGAAACTCATCAggagaaattatgaaattatgACTGCTATATACAAATCgggatttttcaatgaatgaaTTATGTATTcggttttaattttaattttaattttaatttttcccacAATTCCTTAGGAACGTCTGGGGAATTGGGAACAACtcgttgttttgtttttttggagagAAGAACTACTTACAGAAACTGGGAGAGAAAGAGGAAACAACCGGGGGGGACgctttaaaataataataataatggaaGGAATGATTGACTGTTTGGTTGactagaatttgaaatttttcacaaaatttagcGGGTTTCGTCATCCGTCTTTGCGTTTTCAGGAACATCGATTGTGACACGTGGTTGTCTGATTGGGGCGCCGTTTGGCTCCGCTGTATGGCCGTTTTGGAGCTCACGGTCAACTGAAACTTTTGATTTGTTAATTCTGAATTTCCTAGAAATCCTAGAAAAAACTCACGATCTTGTTCTGGATTGAGTCGGAATGTGGATGTTCGGATTCTCTGTTTCGGGACGACAGCTCCTCTACTGTAGATGTTACTGAGCGCCTCACGAAGTTCCTTCACGGCAACTACACCACAAAGACGACCTTTTTCAGTAACATAGGCATGGTTGAGAGCAAGAAGGGAGAACAGGGTGTGGACctgtaattgttttttaaaattaattttttcgtcaaaacttcgatcaattttcaatattctaaCCTTGTAAAGAGAGGTGCCTCTAACCAACTGGAACGGTGCCGGATCGATTGCCACTTCTTCCATGTCCAATTTCTTTGATAGAATTTCAGCTCTCTTTGCCAAAGAGtgctgaaaatgtattttggaAAAGGTCTGAAAAAGGTAAGCTAACCACAATCGGCTCGTGTTGATTAGTCTGAGCGTACAGAAGTGGGGCCAATGGACTGCGATCTccctgaaaatggaaaattgaaggttttggatcagaaaacttgaaagtatttttagaatactgtaggggtactgtaaaaGTCCTGTACGAGTTCTGTAGCAGTAGTGTAGGGCACTTTGAGCTTACTGTAGAAGTAATGTATGATTACTATAGGGTTGGAAGTAATGCAGTAGTATTGTAGTATTACTGTGGGGGAACTGTAGGACTACaaataaatagtttcaaattaataCCTGATCTTCATGAAGTGGAGATTGTGGAAGAAGAGTGTTTCCGGAGATATTCCTGTCAGTCATCAACGCATTTCCAGACGACATGTGAGCACCATTCGCAGCGAGCGAGCCACGTCTAGAATACTTTCTGAATGGAAACGGGTTTAAAGACGTGCAACACTAAGAGCGAGGGGGAAGTGGTGGTTGTTTAAGAGTTGCGGGAAAGGATGTGCATGCTCTATACAGGAAGAACTCGTGCAATCAAACCACAATAGACACACCTTAGATTGTTGATCGTGCTGAAGATTTCCGATGCCGTGCGACTTCTGAAAGATTTTGGATAGGATAGAGGAATaggagaagaaaaataagaaaagaagTATGTAGTGCAGAAAGAAGTTAGAGGGCGTTGAAAAATGCTAAGAACTTTATTGATGTATCacaaaatttacttttaaaaattatgaattttgaatttaaggtaccattttcaaattattttttatgattttttgttgttaaaagcTGTGCAAAAGTGAGCACATTACTAATAGAACTGATGCAACCGAAATGACTACATCTAGCCGCACACTTCacagagaagaagaagaagaagaagctttaATTCTTTTCACTTacacaattttcgatttgagAGCCGGCGCTCTATAGCTGTAGAAAACACCCGGTTAAAAAAATAGCCCTTTCTCTCCCAAACTAACCTTCTACGATGTCCGAAGAGCTCTGGCTCGGGTCCGAGTTTACGTTGAATAAGGTACAGAAGATACTTGCGGGCGACGGAGCCGAGAAGTGTCATCGAGCGGGAATCGGTGACAAATGGGTAGGAGCGAAGGGTTGGACTCTCGAGGAGCATCTCGCGGAGCTCACGGTAGGTGGTCTCGCGGGTGATGTAGAAGATGTCCTTGACCATGATACGTTCGACTTTCATTTGATGCACACTGGAAATTTGGGATTATATTGGTCGTAAGatgttaaaaatattatattcttACCTCATACGAGATGGAGGCAAATCTGCAAGGTATGGGTATCCATTAATCTTAATAATAGAATCATAAATGGAAGGTTGCAGGAAAGCACAGATAGCATTTGAGATCATAAGGGCAATGAGCACAGGTAGCAGAGCACACAGCTGTCCAGTTGTTTCACAAACGATTAGAGCAATGGACAAGGAGTGAGTGACGGATCCGGTGAATGACGCAGCTCCAACCACGGCATAAAGTCCAGGGTAGATCTGTGGCTGACCGAGACCACGGAGTCCATACGGCCAAATCATTGATATAATTTCTCCGAAAATTCTTCCACCACAGGCACCAATGACGAAGCATGGAACGAAGATTCCTGATGGAATGTACAAGGTAATACAAATTGGAACGATGATAAAATAGAAAAGGAAGTAGATCAAAAGAGAGTTGATAGGCATCATATCTCCTTCTGGACCCGACCAATGCTCCAACATATGGGGTGGACATCCTTCAGACCCATTCGTTTGCTTCCAGAGGGTACAGTTGGAGAGGAAATCGACGAGGGTTTCACGGAAAGTGTATTTTCCGGCCACGTAGCTTCCTAAACCATTGGGGTAGACGAGAACGGCGAAAATTGCAGCACAACAGGCAGTGAACAGGATTGGGCTGAAATAAGGTGTAATTTGACTCCACAGACTTGCCATATCCCTActtccaaaaataaacataatgTTTGAAACTGTACATATTACTTCAGCTACAGTACTACTCAATTAATAAGATTTATCACTTGTCAGTGATCAGAACACACTTTAGCAAAACATCGAAACGTAGAAACCAATGTTCAacctttttcaacattttgatctCAAAGAAACCAATTCTTCTCTATTTTTATCACCTATTGCTCAATAATCACACAGCCATatcatttatctttttttttaatttccaaaaacggAAGCATCAATTTTGCAGAACCTAATCTATTGTCTATCATTTCCCCCTATTTCTACAATCTGATGATCGATCGATTGACATAACACATTCCAAATGATGATACACACCGTCGTCTTATCAGAAAAGAGAGAAGCCTCATCTGATATCAAACTTcctatttgattttaatttatgGTAAGGTcatattgaagtttttgtaTTCTGATCTTTGCCTACCTTTTTCCGAATAGGGCCTGGAAGATgcgattttttcgtttgaagAACGCGATTCTTCGGTGATAATAGACGAAGAGAGCTCCGAGAAGACCAGTCATaactctgaaaatatggattttgCCTGGAACATATGCAATTCTATCTAGAGACTGACATGAgttaagcttaagcctaagcctaagcctgagtctAAGCCTATGACTAAGCACAGCCTTAACAAAAATCTATCCTTAAGTTAGCTCACCCCAAACCAATGAAAAATGGCAATTCCTCGACAACAAACACCTCATTTGGGAAATAAGTTTGATAATAGGCAGTAATGGTTCCGGCAATATGTTGTGGCACAAAGAACGCAATGGCAAAACGGAAAAGCATGGCAGAGCAGGTAGTGGCAAAGAATGATCTCCAATAGTTTTTCACAGCAAAATATTTGGAAGTTGACTCGATACCGTACAGTACAGCTGGAAATAAGATGTTAGAATGTTTTTAAGGGTTAAGCCCTACCTCCCATAGGCGCCGAGAATGTGCAAGCGATTCCGACGGCACAACCGATGCTCAACATTTCCATGGCACGACCTTCGTTGGAGAAAAATGCGTTGTATTGGCAAGCGGCGGTGACTTTGTTGAGGAGTGAGGCGACAATAGCTCCGATATGTACAAATGGTccctggaatttttaaaggtcCGATGTGTTAGATTCGTTATCGTCGAATCAAAACAGTAGACACAAGGCAGGCGTGCCTACGTAAAACCCCAAACCCAAAATCCTTTACCTCTTTACCAACTGGAAGACCTGATCCAATAGTAAGCGTAAGTCCAATCATCTTCGCGATCAAGGTTTTCCcagataaataatttttcagttggaaGCCGTGAATGATAACTTTGACTTCGGGAATTCCGGAtcctgaatttaaatttttcgatgtggcttttttttaaaataaaaccacTAACCAACAGCCTGTTTTCCAAATCCATAGCACACCAACGCGGCGAGATACACAAGTCCAGTAATATAAAACACCCATCCACAAAACGCCGCGTAGTTGTTGAATTGCTCCAGAGACTCTAGCATGAAGTTTCGGACTGCAAAATTGAGAGTTGaagattttaattaaaacaaaagaCTCACAATGAATCAGATACTCAATTCCCATATcgatgaaaatcgaaaagattGCCGTGATGAATCCAAGTGCGGCCGAGATGAACCAGTCCTCGACAAAGAAATGCACAATATTTTGGAATTGACCTAGAAATTTAGTGTTTTACGAGTTTTTGGGATTTTGGAACTTACGCGTCAAAAATTCTTTCGTTGTTTCCCGTCTGGTGGATTTTGAATCAGTATAATAATCCTCGTACTCTTCATCCAGATCATTCTGATCTTCTGTGTCACTCGACTCGTCATCTCCTAGCAATTCCATTTGATCCGCATTTTCTTGAACCCTGGAATCATAAAATTGTTAACTACTTGACTATTTTGATTATTGCGGTTGCCTAGGCCTTTCGCATAGGCGCACACGTACCTGCCTCTTTACTaggcgacctacgcctgcctacttttttaattaattaataggATAATTCACTTatatataataaatttttttatgtcaATTTATATTTGGTCACAACAACTCTAAATTAATAAGTTCCAATAAAACCTCCGAGTTTCCTGCTTAAAAATAGGTAGGCACGCTAGCCTGAAAACGTGCCTACTGTTCAAGTTCAAACCGGTAACTCGGCCCTacagcaaaacaaaaaagtctaaaaacgAACCATCGAAATTGTCCGATAAACTGTGTCATATCAAGACGAAATCTGACGGGAGGATATAGGTCTAACGACCTGCGAAACAACCAACGCAGCTTCTTCTTGAATACACAACACAACAGTATGAAAGGGAGAGAATCGATCTTTCAAAGACTAGAATGACGTCATCTGATCACTGAGAACCGTGATGATGAAATAGTGTGGTAGAGGAAGTGGCGGAGGAAATTGTTGGCGTAATTTGGGAGGTGCTGAGGGAAAATTTACAGTAATTTGATTTAAACACGACTGGAAGTCTAGTAAATtcctattttctatttttcagtacaAGGGCAATCCGGTATTATATAAAAATACTTTACTATTTCCCCTCTACTTTGACAGCTCAAAACTCACTTGCCTTTggatttatcaaaatattgtcaactgaaaaaatacgtGCAAAATGTGTCtctatattttgataaatgaaaaatttttgataacaatTAAGACAGCCGAGCTATAAGCCGTAGAAGCATTCCATCTTCCAATTGCATATTCTGGCGTGAGCTCAAGTAAGTT of Caenorhabditis elegans chromosome II contains these proteins:
- the clh-1 gene encoding CBS domain-containing protein (Confirmed by transcript evidence); its protein translation is MEDAVVVDEEHRRRGEDTQSSGQSSLPSDIVQFTARPHMLMEDVECSPIEPTEKEWNEYRDRVQENADQMELLGDDESSDTEDQNDLDEEYEDYYTDSKSTRRETTKEFLTRQFQNIVHFFVEDWFISAALGFITAIFSIFIDMGIEYLIHFRNFMLESLEQFNNYAAFCGWVFYITGLVYLAALVCYGFGKQAVGSGIPEVKVIIHGFQLKNYLSGKTLIAKMIGLTLTIGSGLPVGKEGPFVHIGAIVASLLNKVTAACQYNAFFSNEGRAMEMLSIGCAVGIACTFSAPMGAVLYGIESTSKYFAVKNYWRSFFATTCSAMLFRFAIAFFVPQHIAGTITAYYQTYFPNEVFVVEELPFFIGLGVMTGLLGALFVYYHRRIAFFKRKNRIFQALFGKSPILFTACCAAIFAVLVYPNGLGSYVAGKYTFRETLVDFLSNCTLWKQTNGSEGCPPHMLEHWSGPEGDMMPINSLLIYFLFYFIIVPICITLYIPSGIFVPCFVIGACGGRIFGEIISMIWPYGLRGLGQPQIYPGLYAVVGAASFTGSVTHSLSIALIVCETTGQLCALLPVLIALMISNAICAFLQPSIYDSIIKINGYPYLADLPPSRMSVHQMKVERIMVKDIFYITRETTYRELREMLLESPTLRSYPFVTDSRSMTLLGSVARKYLLYLIQRKLGPEPELFGHRRSYRAPALKSKIVSRTASEIFSTINNLRRGSLAANGAHMSSGNALMTDRNISGNTLLPQSPLHEDQGDRSPLAPLLYAQTNQHEPIVHSLAKRAEILSKKLDMEEVAIDPAPFQLVRGTSLYKVHTLFSLLALNHAYVTEKGRLCGVVAVKELREALSNIYSRGAVVPKQRIRTSTFRLNPEQDLDRELQNGHTAEPNGAPIRQPRVTIDVPENAKTDDETR
- the clh-1 gene encoding CBS domain-containing protein (Partially confirmed by transcript evidence): MRRNSPRATILFAVNPDKGAFPLLMTLPYENYNNQATTSSADTSGTTTTDLTSRRLESIAEDGSILKVQENADQMELLGDDESSDTEDQNDLDEEYEDYYTDSKSTRRETTKEFLTRQFQNIVHFFVEDWFISAALGFITAIFSIFIDMGIEYLIHFRNFMLESLEQFNNYAAFCGWVFYITGLVYLAALVCYGFGKQAVGSGIPEVKVIIHGFQLKNYLSGKTLIAKMIGLTLTIGSGLPVGKEGPFVHIGAIVASLLNKVTAACQYNAFFSNEGRAMEMLSIGCAVGIACTFSAPMGAVLYGIESTSKYFAVKNYWRSFFATTCSAMLFRFAIAFFVPQHIAGTITAYYQTYFPNEVFVVEELPFFIGLGVMTGLLGALFVYYHRRIAFFKRKNRIFQALFGKSPILFTACCAAIFAVLVYPNGLGSYVAGKYTFRETLVDFLSNCTLWKQTNGSEGCPPHMLEHWSGPEGDMMPINSLLIYFLFYFIIVPICITLYIPSGIFVPCFVIGACGGRIFGEIISMIWPYGLRGLGQPQIYPGLYAVVGAASFTGSVTHSLSIALIVCETTGQLCALLPVLIALMISNAICAFLQPSIYDSIIKINGYPYLADLPPSRMSVHQMKVERIMVKDIFYITRETTYRELREMLLESPTLRSYPFVTDSRSMTLLGSVARKYLLYLIQRKLGPEPELFGHRRRSRTASEIFSTINNLRKYSRRGSLAANGAHMSSGNALMTDRNISGNTLLPQSPLHEDQGDRSPLAPLLYAQTNQHEPIVHSLAKRAEILSKKLDMEEVAIDPAPFQLVRGTSLYKVHTLFSLLALNHAYVTEKGRLCGVVAVKELREALSNIYSRGAVVPKQRIRTSTFRLNPEQDLDRELQNGHTAEPNGAPIRQPRVTIDVPENAKTDDETR
- the clh-1 gene encoding CBS domain-containing protein (Confirmed by transcript evidence) is translated as MEDAVVVDEEHRRRGEDTQSSGQSSLPSDIVQFTARPHMLMEDVECSPIEPTEKEWNEYRDRVQENADQMELLGDDESSDTEDQNDLDEEYEDYYTDSKSTRRETTKEFLTRQFQNIVHFFVEDWFISAALGFITAIFSIFIDMGIEYLIHFRNFMLESLEQFNNYAAFCGWVFYITGLVYLAALVCYGFGKQAVGSGIPEVKVIIHGFQLKNYLSGKTLIAKMIGLTLTIGSGLPVGKEGPFVHIGAIVASLLNKVTAACQYNAFFSNEGRAMEMLSIGCAVGIACTFSAPMGAVLYGIESTSKYFAVKNYWRSFFATTCSAMLFRFAIAFFVPQHIAGTITAYYQTYFPNEVFVVEELPFFIGLGVMTGLLGALFVYYHRRIAFFKRKNRIFQALFGKSPILFTACCAAIFAVLVYPNGLGSYVAGKYTFRETLVDFLSNCTLWKQTNGSEGCPPHMLEHWSGPEGDMMPINSLLIYFLFYFIIVPICITLYIPSGIFVPCFVIGACGGRIFGEIISMIWPYGLRGLGQPQIYPGLYAVVGAASFTGSVTHSLSIALIVCETTGQLCALLPVLIALMISNAICAFLQPSIYDSIIKINGYPYLADLPPSRMSVHQMKVERIMVKDIFYITRETTYRELREMLLESPTLRSYPFVTDSRSMTLLGSVARKYLLYLIQRKLGPEPELFGHRRRSRTASEIFSTINNLRRGSLAANGAHMSSGNALMTDRNISGNTLLPQSPLHEDQGDRSPLAPLLYAQTNQHEPIVHSLAKRAEILSKKLDMEEVAIDPAPFQLVRGTSLYKVHTLFSLLALNHAYVTEKGRLCGVVAVKELREALSNIYSRGAVVPKQRIRTSTFRLNPEQDLDRELQNGHTAEPNGAPIRQPRVTIDVPENAKTDDETR
- the clh-1 gene encoding CBS domain-containing protein (Confirmed by transcript evidence); protein product: MTQFIGQFRWVQENADQMELLGDDESSDTEDQNDLDEEYEDYYTDSKSTRRETTKEFLTRQFQNIVHFFVEDWFISAALGFITAIFSIFIDMGIEYLIHFRNFMLESLEQFNNYAAFCGWVFYITGLVYLAALVCYGFGKQAVGSGIPEVKVIIHGFQLKNYLSGKTLIAKMIGLTLTIGSGLPVGKEGPFVHIGAIVASLLNKVTAACQYNAFFSNEGRAMEMLSIGCAVGIACTFSAPMGAVLYGIESTSKYFAVKNYWRSFFATTCSAMLFRFAIAFFVPQHIAGTITAYYQTYFPNEVFVVEELPFFIGLGVMTGLLGALFVYYHRRIAFFKRKNRIFQALFGKSPILFTACCAAIFAVLVYPNGLGSYVAGKYTFRETLVDFLSNCTLWKQTNGSEGCPPHMLEHWSGPEGDMMPINSLLIYFLFYFIIVPICITLYIPSGIFVPCFVIGACGGRIFGEIISMIWPYGLRGLGQPQIYPGLYAVVGAASFTGSVTHSLSIALIVCETTGQLCALLPVLIALMISNAICAFLQPSIYDSIIKINGYPYLADLPPSRMSVHQMKVERIMVKDIFYITRETTYRELREMLLESPTLRSYPFVTDSRSMTLLGSVARKYLLYLIQRKLGPEPELFGHRRSYRAPALKSKIVSRTASEIFSTINNLRRGSLAANGAHMSSGNALMTDRNISGNTLLPQSPLHEDQGDRSPLAPLLYAQTNQHEPIVHSLAKRAEILSKKLDMEEVAIDPAPFQLVRGTSLYKVHTLFSLLALNHAYVTEKGRLCGVVAVKELREALSNIYSRGAVVPKQRIRTSTFRLNPEQDLDRELQNGHTAEPNGAPIRQPRVTIDVPENAKTDDETR
- the clh-1 gene encoding CBS domain-containing protein (Confirmed by transcript evidence); this translates as MEDAVVVDEEHRRRGEDTQSSGQSSLPSDIVQFTARPHMLMEDVECSPIEPTEKEWNEYRDRVQENADQMELLGDDESSDTEDQNDLDEEYEDYYTDSKSTRRETTKEFLTRQFQNIVHFFVEDWFISAALGFITAIFSIFIDMGIEYLIHFRNFMLESLEQFNNYAAFCGWVFYITGLVYLAALVCYGFGKQAVGSGIPEVKVIIHGFQLKNYLSGKTLIAKMIGLTLTIGSGLPVGKEGPFVHIGAIVASLLNKVTAACQYNAFFSNEGRAMEMLSIGCAVGIACTFSAPMGAVLYGIESTSKYFAVKNYWRSFFATTCSAMLFRFAIAFFVPQHIAGTITAYYQTYFPNEVFVVEELPFFIGLGVMTGLLGALFVYYHRRIAFFKRKNRIFQALFGKSPILFTACCAAIFAVLVYPNGLGSYVAGKYTFRETLVDFLSNCTLWKQTNGSEGCPPHMLEHWSGPEGDMMPINSLLIYFLFYFIIVPICITLYIPSGIFVPCFVIGACGGRIFGEIISMIWPYGLRGLGQPQIYPGLYAVVGAASFTGSVTHSLSIALIVCETTGQLCALLPVLIALMISNAICAFLQPSIYDSIIKINGYPYLADLPPSRMSVHQMKVERIMVKDIFYITRETTYRELREMLLESPTLRSYPFVTDSRSMTLLGSVARKYLLYLIQRKLGPEPELFGHRRRSRTASEIFSTINNLRKYSRRGSLAANGAHMSSGNALMTDRNISGNTLLPQSPLHEDQGDRSPLAPLLYAQTNQHEPIVHSLAKRAEILSKKLDMEEVAIDPAPFQLVRGTSLYKVHTLFSLLALNHAYVTEKGRLCGVVAVKELREALSNIYSRGAVVPKQRIRTSTFRLNPEQDLDRELQNGHTAEPNGAPIRQPRVTIDVPENAKTDDETR